A section of the Hippea sp. KM1 genome encodes:
- a CDS encoding ParA family protein — translation MRTIAITNQKGGVGKTTTAINLGASLAVFGKKVLIIDMDPQGNATSGLGIEKDICVYHALIGKRTLKSLITPTEMENLFIVPSNISLIGAEVELSHKKNKERILKELIRDIKDFDYILIDCPPSLGFLTINALVAANSVLVPVQCEYFAMEGLAQLLHTINLVKKTFNPSLRIEGILLTMHDKRNNLSKQVEMELKRHFPKYIFKTLIPRNVRLSEAPSFGKSAITYDIKCPGSKSYLSLAKEVLRYA, via the coding sequence ATGAGAACTATAGCTATTACCAATCAGAAGGGTGGGGTGGGCAAAACCACAACGGCTATTAATCTGGGCGCATCGCTGGCCGTTTTTGGCAAGAAGGTCTTGATAATAGACATGGATCCCCAGGGCAATGCCACAAGTGGCTTGGGTATTGAGAAGGATATATGTGTTTATCATGCACTTATTGGTAAGAGAACACTTAAATCGCTGATTACGCCCACCGAGATGGAGAATCTCTTTATAGTGCCGTCAAACATATCGCTGATAGGCGCTGAGGTGGAGTTGTCGCATAAGAAGAACAAGGAGCGAATACTTAAGGAGTTGATCAGGGATATCAAGGACTTTGATTACATCCTGATAGACTGCCCCCCTTCTTTGGGCTTTTTAACGATAAACGCTTTGGTTGCTGCCAATTCTGTGTTGGTGCCTGTTCAGTGTGAGTATTTTGCCATGGAGGGGCTTGCTCAGCTTTTGCATACGATAAACCTGGTGAAAAAGACCTTTAATCCGTCGTTAAGGATCGAGGGTATACTGCTTACGATGCACGATAAGAGGAATAATCTGTCCAAACAGGTTGAGATGGAGCTCAAAAGGCATTTCCCCAAATACATATTCAAGACACTTATTCCAAGGAATGTGAGGCTGTCTGAGGCTCCAAGCTTCGGTAAATCTGCCATTACATACGATATAAAGTGCCCAGGCAGCAAAAGCTATCTATCTTTGGCTAAAGAGGTTTTGAGGTATGCCTAA
- the murG gene encoding undecaprenyldiphospho-muramoylpentapeptide beta-N-acetylglucosaminyltransferase: MKNVVLTGGGTGGHLFAALEFAYFLKKRGYNPIIIGSVYGIENRVLKKYPFEYVLLRSKGMMGKGLKEKLLNSFANAGALLRSIGIVKRVKPDFCVGFGGYVSLPVMLACVVLKKRSAILEQNSIPGKANRLLSRLVDLVFVNFDYTQRFLMNSIVVGNPTRIKTKRIERSFEGRLRIGVVGGSRGSRSINNAMIELSKFDIDIDVIHQTGIEDYKRVKEAYGKNGKDWRVVDFIEDMESFYSNIDFIICRAGASTLSEIACAGLGSILVPYPYAIYDHQYHNAKYFLDNKASIIIKDEDLSGKTLHTFISSLTADRLKAMSENAFGLCRRDACEKMLGYLEMVRR, encoded by the coding sequence ATGAAGAATGTGGTTTTAACCGGTGGCGGAACGGGCGGCCATCTATTTGCAGCTTTGGAGTTTGCCTATTTTTTGAAGAAAAGGGGCTATAATCCAATCATTATAGGGTCTGTTTACGGTATAGAGAATAGGGTTTTAAAGAAATACCCGTTTGAATATGTGCTTTTAAGATCCAAAGGTATGATGGGCAAGGGTTTGAAGGAAAAGCTGTTAAACAGTTTTGCCAATGCAGGAGCCCTTCTTCGCTCGATAGGTATAGTAAAAAGGGTCAAACCTGATTTTTGCGTGGGTTTTGGTGGCTATGTGAGCCTGCCGGTTATGCTGGCCTGTGTGGTTTTGAAGAAAAGGAGTGCAATACTTGAGCAGAACTCCATACCCGGCAAGGCCAACAGGCTATTGTCCAGATTGGTTGATTTGGTGTTTGTGAATTTTGATTATACGCAGCGGTTTTTGATGAATTCTATAGTGGTGGGCAACCCCACAAGAATAAAAACAAAGAGGATAGAAAGGTCGTTTGAAGGCAGGCTGAGGATAGGTGTTGTAGGCGGCAGCAGGGGCTCAAGGAGTATTAATAATGCCATGATTGAGCTATCCAAGTTTGATATAGATATAGATGTTATCCACCAGACGGGCATTGAGGATTACAAAAGGGTTAAAGAGGCTTATGGTAAAAATGGCAAGGATTGGAGGGTTGTGGATTTTATAGAAGATATGGAATCCTTCTATAGCAACATAGATTTTATTATCTGCAGGGCGGGGGCATCAACCTTGAGTGAGATCGCCTGCGCCGGTTTGGGGTCTATTCTGGTTCCGTATCCCTATGCGATCTATGACCACCAATACCATAACGCTAAGTATTTTTTAGATAATAAAGCGTCAATTATAATTAAGGACGAAGATTTAAGTGGAAAAACGCTCCACACTTTTATATCATCTTTAACGGCTGACAGATTAAAGGCTATGTCTGAGAACGCTTTTGGGTTGTGTAGAAGGGATGCTTGTGAAAAAATGCTTGGCTATCTTGAGATGGTGAGAAGATGA
- a CDS encoding AAA family ATPase, with amino-acid sequence MLKSIEIENFLTIERCTIEPSEGLTAIVGESGSGKSLILKAIDSVFSNRVDTGLIGNFSDNAVVKLLFKLNSAQKTQLEVFGIDDDEILLTRTIKRGKSRLLLNHEPITSRVVSTIKDLLIGVVSYDYRAEAFSSKSLLEVIDSLIDSKIKEAFRSDFRQFVDFSEKIKAIRDRIDEIERLHPEVLLDAIERVDPKEGEYEKLLNLSRQIKAISMAKDYVSSIIDGVYAADNGVVDILSRSVNMLEKLRNNGFEIESVDLFSEALEKLNVARYELEEILQRSYQDEDIDRVQSRLFELEKLQRKFSKPLNEIIRQAESLRGLLREKEELLYELETAQKRMDEIERQVLNSAEVLSRERAKEAKRLKQLIGKYLGELLLDKAVVSIDFDRVKLSSQGFDSVSIAFSANPDLKPAPIDKVASGGERSRFILALKRAIADIKSTHQSLLLDEIETGVSGKTLRAVLRLIRDYADRNQVIMITHSDEAKSIADKVYRVEKVFDSQRTKSIVGEE; translated from the coding sequence CGAACAGGGTTGATACAGGTCTTATCGGTAATTTTAGCGATAATGCTGTGGTTAAGCTGCTGTTTAAGTTGAACAGTGCTCAAAAGACCCAATTGGAGGTGTTTGGTATCGATGATGATGAGATCCTGCTCACCAGAACGATAAAGAGAGGTAAATCCAGACTGCTTTTAAATCATGAGCCTATAACATCCAGGGTGGTCTCAACGATTAAGGATCTCCTGATTGGCGTTGTTTCATACGATTACAGGGCTGAGGCCTTTTCATCAAAATCGCTGCTTGAGGTCATTGATAGCCTGATTGATAGCAAAATCAAGGAGGCATTTAGATCGGATTTCAGGCAGTTTGTGGATTTTTCTGAAAAGATAAAGGCTATAAGGGATAGAATTGATGAAATAGAGAGGCTCCATCCTGAAGTCCTGCTTGATGCCATAGAGAGGGTTGACCCCAAAGAGGGGGAGTATGAAAAGCTTTTAAACCTCTCCAGACAGATAAAGGCCATATCCATGGCTAAAGACTATGTATCGAGCATCATAGATGGGGTTTATGCAGCCGACAATGGCGTGGTGGATATATTGAGCAGAAGCGTTAATATGCTTGAAAAGCTAAGAAACAACGGTTTTGAGATTGAATCTGTTGATCTGTTCAGTGAAGCCTTAGAAAAGCTCAATGTCGCACGGTATGAACTTGAGGAGATCCTGCAGAGGAGCTATCAGGATGAGGATATAGACAGGGTTCAATCGAGGCTATTCGAGCTTGAAAAGCTGCAGAGGAAGTTTTCAAAACCGCTGAATGAGATTATAAGGCAGGCAGAAAGCCTTAGAGGTCTGTTGAGGGAGAAAGAGGAGCTTCTGTATGAGCTTGAGACTGCTCAAAAGAGGATGGATGAGATAGAAAGACAGGTTTTAAACAGTGCTGAGGTTTTAAGCAGGGAAAGGGCAAAGGAGGCTAAGAGGCTGAAACAGCTAATAGGAAAGTATTTGGGTGAGCTTTTGCTTGATAAGGCCGTTGTGTCTATAGATTTTGATAGGGTTAAGCTATCCTCGCAGGGGTTTGATAGCGTCTCTATAGCCTTTAGCGCAAACCCAGACCTAAAACCTGCCCCGATAGACAAGGTGGCAAGCGGCGGTGAGCGGTCCCGTTTTATCTTGGCGCTTAAAAGGGCGATTGCCGATATAAAATCCACACACCAGTCTTTGCTTTTGGATGAGATAGAAACGGGTGTTAGTGGCAAAACCCTAAGGGCCGTTCTCAGACTGATTAGGGATTATGCAGACAGGAATCAGGTTATAATGATAACCCATAGCGATGAGGCCAAATCGATAGCCGATAAGGTCTATAGGGTTGAAAAGGTCTTTGATAGCCAGAGAACCAAGAGTATTGTTGGTGAAGAATGA